A stretch of DNA from Halorubrum sp. BOL3-1:
CACGACCATCGACGCCAACCGGGGGGTGACCCACGTCCGGACGCGCTGCCCGTGTCTCGACCGCGAGGAGCGTTGCGGCAACGAGAACTGTCGCGAGGGGAAGCGCTACGTCCCGATCGAACTGCTCGACGTCGCCGGACTCGTCCCCGGCGCCCACGAGGGCAAGGGGCTCGGCAACCAGTTCCTCGACGAGCTGACGAACGCGGACGCCGTGTTGAACGTCGTCGACGCCTCCGGCGCGACGAACGCCGAGGGCGAGCCGGTCGCGGCCGGGACCCGCGACCCCCTCGACGACGTGGACTTCGTCGAGGAGGAGATGGACCTCTGGCTCGCGGGCATCGTCGACCGTAACTGGGAGAGCGTCGAGCGGAAGTCGCGCTCACCCGACTTCGACCTGGAAGAGACCCTCGCGGACATGCTCACCGGCTTCGGCGCGACCGAACACGACGTGGCCGCGGTCCTCCGCGGCCTGGAGTACCCCGAGGACCCGAAGGCGTGGACCGACGGGGACAGGGAGGCGCTCGCGCGGGCGGTCCGCCGCCGCACCAAGCCGATCGTCGTCGTCGCGAACAAGGTCGACGCGGCGCCGGACGGCGCGGTCGACCGGATCCGCGAGGGCACCGACAAGCCCGTGGTCGCGGCGACCGCCGACGGCGAACTCGCCTTGCGCCGCGCCGCGGACGCCGGCGTCGTCGACCACGACCCGGGCGACGAGTCGTTCGAGATCGTGGGCGACGTCTCGGACGACCAGCGCGCCGGTCTCGACGCCCTCCGCGAGTCGACGGACGAACACGGCGGGACGGGAGTTCAGGCGGCGCTGAACGCGGCCGTCTACGACCTGCTCGACCGGATCACGGCCTACCCGGTTCAGGACGCCAGCAAGTGGACGGACGGGACGGGAAACGTCCTCCCGGACGCGTTCCTCCTGCCCGCGGGGTCGACTCCGCCTGACCTCGCGTACTCTGTCCACTCGGACATCGGGGACGGGTACCTCCACGCGGTCGACGCGCGCGCCTCGCGCCGGATCGGGGAGGACCGCGAGCTGACAGAGGGCGACGTGGTCAAGATCGTCTCGACCGCTGGTCCGTGATCGGGACGGGAAGTCGCGTCCGCTCGCGCCGGGTCGCCGGCGTGCGACCGACAGGCACATCCGGGTCGCCCGAGACGGGTCGGTAGAGAGCGGCCATGCTCGGCCTCGAACACGACTTCCGGATAGTCGACACCCGCGCGACCCTCGACCCCGACGAGTCGTCGGTCGCCACCCACGGGCGGGACATCTCCCCGGAGCGGCTGGAACGCGAGATGCTTCAAGCGGGGATCGTCCGCGCGGTCGCGAGCCCGGGCCAGCGCGCCGCCGGACGGAGCTACCTCCGCGCGAACAACGCAGTCGCACGCCTGTCGATCGACCGCCCGTTCGTCGCGTTCGCCCGCCTCAACGGCCCCCGCGACCCGGGAACGGGACCCGCGTCGGTGGTCCGAAACCTCCGCGCCGAGCGCGACGACCACCACGCCCGACCGGACGACGTCGAGCAGTACTCCTACGACGACCGCTTCCACGGCTTCACGCTCGCTCCCCACGTCGACGGGCTGCCGAACGAGGACGTGCTGTCCCGCTTGGAAGACGCGGACCTCCCGCTGTTCGTCCACGCGGGCCGCGAGTTCCCGCCGGAGGCGGTCGAGACGGAGCTGCTCGGCTACGACCTCCCGCTCGTGTTGGGGAGCTTCGGCGGCTACCCGCTCGACGCCGAGCTGATGAACCGGACGCTCGACCTGCTCGACGAACACGACCGCGTGTACGTCGACACGAGCGCGGTGCGGTACCGCGAGGTGCTCGAACGCGGCGTGTTGGAACACCCCGACCGCGTCCTCTTCGGCTCCGGCGCGCCCGACGTCCACCCGAACGTCGGCGTGATGGAGGTGCTCACGCTCGACGTCTCGGAGGACCTGATGGCCCGCGTCCTCGCGAAGAACCCGGCTCGCCTCGTCCCCGCGCTTGCTGAGGGCGCCGACGTCTGAGCGCCGTCCGGGTCGAAGCGACGGCCACTTGTCGCGCCGCGGCCGACCGACGACAATGAGCGACGAGACCGATGACCCCCTCGTCGAGGTCGTCCGCGCGGTCGGCCACGAGAACGTCACCGCCGAACACGCGAGTACCGTCGAACTCACCACAGACGACTGGCTCACCCCTGCCGGCGACTGTATCGTCGGCGTCGAGGCGGACCGGACCCCACGGGATTTCGCCCCGGAGTTCCGCGAGGCGTGTCGCGACGCGAGCGCGACGATCGGGGCGACGTTCGTCGTCGACGCCGGCGACGAGACGCTCCGGGAGACGGTCACGGGTCGCGGGGACCCGGACCTCGCGCTGCTCGACGACCGGTCGATGGTCGGCCGTACCAGCGACTACACCGACGACGAGCGCACGATATTCGTCGAGGGCGACGGGGCCGCCGCCGACCTCGACCGCGACCTCGTGGCCGCGTTGGCCGACGGCGCCGACCTGACGCTCCGGCTCGAAGTGGTCCCCGACGAGTGACGGCATACGCGACGAACGGCGGTCTGCGGTGGCGCGTGCCTGCGAGGCCGCACCGCGGCCGAGTAGCACGCGCGAGGGAGTCGGCGGCGACCGACGGGAGCCGCCGACGAGGCTGGGGAGGCGTGAGGTGCGGTTGCGGGGCGGGGCGGGACTCGAAGGGGCAGTCGGGAGGCGGGCGCAGGCGACGTAAGCACCGCAGGAACGAGTGAAGCGAGTGACGAGGAGCGCAGCGAGCGTGCGCCCGCCTCCCGACTGGGGCTTCGGCGGTCGTGTTCTCAGCAGTAACCGCGTCGTAGCGAGCGACTGGGGCTTCGGCGGTCTCAGTCCACACGGCGGTAGCTCCGTTTCGGATCCCCGATAAGTCGGCTCCGTTGAGGTCCCGCTATCCAAACGGTGTTAGCTAAAACGTCCGCTCAATGAGTGCCACACATTCACCATTAGACATATGTGTTCACTCGTCGAAAAGAGGGTATGAGTACGCTGTGGCAAGTCGGATACGTCATAGCCGTCGTCCTCGGCCTTTCCTACGCTATCCTTCCGAAAAGGATTCACGCGTTCGGATTTGCGTTCCTTCGCCGTTCACCTTCCGACCAATCCGAGGGGTCTGACACCCCCGTCCGGCTGTATCGCGGATTAGGTGTGCTGTTTTTGTTCATCGGCGCAACGGGACTCTTCAACTTGTAGTTCAGCGGATATTATGTGACTTATATCGGTAGTTCCGCGTCCGCCCCGACCACCCGGTCCGGCTCCGAAGGGGCGCGCCAGTCGGTCGTGCGCTCTAACAGCTGAACGACCATCTGGCCCGTCACGCCCCAGACCGTGTAGCCGTCGACGTGGAAGTAGTGAACGCGGTGGTCGCCGTACTCCGGGTGGCCGACCCGGCGCTCCGACTCGTAGTTCGCGGGGTCGGTAAGCGCGTCGACGGGGAGGATCGCCACCTCCGCGACCTCCGACTCGTCGGGGACGTACTCGCGGTCGGGCGCGACGCCGACGAACGGGCGGACCGCGTACTTGCTCGACGTGCGCGTGTCGTCGATCCGCCCGACGACGTCGACCTCGTCCGACCGCATGCCGACCTCCTCGTCGGCCTCGCGCAGCGCCGTGTCGGTCAGCGTCCGGTCGATCGGCTCGCGGCCGCCGCCGGGGAAGCTCATCTGTCCGGGGTGTTCACCGAGATGCGCTGCGCGCTTGGTGAAGAGGAGGTGAGCGTCGCCGCCGCGCGCGATCACCGGCGCCAGCACCGCCGCCTCCCGCCGCCCGGCGAGCGACCGCGGCCTGTGTCGGCGCAGCCCCGACAGGTCCATGGGCGAGATAGGCGACGCGAGGCGGTTAACGTTTCCGCGGGTTCCGCCCGCGCGGGACGTAAACGGTCGACAGGAACGCGAGCGGGGGCGACCCCCGGACGGAACGCGGGCGAGTTGTCTTCGGACGGAACGCGCGCGAGTCGGCTCCGACGACGGACCGCGGCGATCCGGTCACACCGCCGCCTGCTGGACGACCGTCGCCGCGAGCGCCGACAGCGCGACGATCGCGGCCGCGAGCAGGACGATCCGCGCGGTCTGAGACATCGAAGAACGCGACGGCCGGAACCGAAAAGTATCCCGGCGACCGTCGTCTCGAATTCGGGTCATTTTATCGCGTTTCGCACCCGTAATCGGTCCTTACCGCGTGGGACCGCCCCGTACGGCTCGGACGGTACGGGCGCGCTCGATGAACGGCGGCGCGGCGACCGGGTTCGGACCTTTTAAGCCTGCGACACCCGCTTTCGAGAGTAATGAGCGACGACGACCAAGAGCTCGGGATCACCGAGTCCAAGACGCACAACACCGGCGAGTGGTACGCCGAGGTCGTACAGAAGGCGGGGTTGGCCGACTACGGTCCCGACGGGATGAGCGGCTTCATCGTCACCCGCCCGCGGGCGTACGCGGTCTGGGAGCGGCTCCAGGGATTCCTCGACGCGAAGTTCAAAGAGACCGGCGTCCAGAACGCCTACTTCCCCCTGTTCATCCCCGAGTCGTACCTCGAACGGGAGAAGGACATCGTCGAGGGGTTCGACCCCGAGGTGGCGTGGGTCGACGAGGCCGGCAACGAGGAGCTCGAAGAGCGGCTCGCGGTCCGGCCCACCTCCGAGTCGATCATCACGCCGTACATCAGTCAGTGGGTGCGGAGCCACCGCGACCTCCCATTGCGCGTGAACCAGTGGTGTTCCGTCGTCCGGTGGGAGGCGACGGAGACGAAGCCGTTCTTCCGCACGAAGGAGTTCCTCTGGCAGGAGGGCCACACCGCCCATGCGACACGCGAGGACGCGTGGGAGGAAACGCTGACCCGGCTCGACCAGTACGAGTCCGTCTACGAGGACCTGTTGGCGCTGCCCGTGCTGAAGGGCCAAAAGCCCGACCACGACAAGTTCCCGGGCGCGGACACGACGACGACCGTCGAGGCGCTGATGCCAGACGGAAAGTCGGTCCAGGGGGCCACCTCCCACCACCTCGGTCGGTCGTTCGCGGAGGCGTTCGACATCACCTACTCCGACGAGGACGAGGAGGAACGGACCGCACACACCACCTCGTGGGGACTCTCATGGCGGGCGCTCGGCGCGCTGATCATGACGCACTCCGACGAGCAGGGGCTCGTCCTCCCGCACACGGTCGCGCCCACGCAGGTCGTCGTCGTCCCGATCTGGCAGGCGGACACGAAAACCGACGTGCTCGACTACGCCGAGGGCGTGGCCGACGACCTCGACGACGCCGGGATCCGGGTCGAACTCGACGACCGCGACGAGCGCAACCCCGGGTTCAAGTTCAACGAACACGAGCTGAACGGCGTCCCGCTCCGGATCGAGATCGGTCCCAACGAGGTCGAGGACGGCGAACTCACGCTCGTTCACCGGCCGGACGGCGAGAGCGTCGAGGTCGACCGCGACGGGGTCGCGGACACCGTCCGCGACGGGTTCGACGAGATCTACGCCAAGCTGTACGCGACCGCCGAGGAGACCCTCGACGACGGCGTCCGCGAGGCCGACGACCGCGCGGACATCCTCGGGACGCTCGGCCAGCACGGCGGCTACGTGAAGGCGCCGTGGTGCGGCGACGAGGCCTGCGAGGAGCCGATCAAGGAGCCGCTGGCCGCCGAGATCGCGATGGTCCCGTTCGAGGACGACGACCCCCTCGTCGACGGGGACCACGGCGAGACGTGCGCGATCTGCGACGACGACGCCGAGCGGACCGCGTACTTCGCGAAGACGTACTGACCTCGCCGCGTCTCGACCTGTCGACGCCCTCGCGGGGAATCACGCGGTCCCGATTGTGCGGTCACAGAGCGGTCCCGATCGCGCGGTCACAAGGCGGCCCACCCGGGTCCCCCGATTAATCCCGATTGATCCGGCTTAAGCGAGTTCCGGATATATAGGGGACGAGGGCGTACGGACAGGTGATGAACCGAGGGATCGCGGGTCTCGTCGTCGCGGCCGTCGTCGTCGCGGTCGTCGCCGGTGCGGCCGTCGCGGCGCCGGCCGGCACGGCGATCGCACAGACGAACGGGAGCGATGACGGGAACGGGACGAACGTGACGGCGGGTCTCAGCCCCGGTGAGCGTCTCGCCGGGGTGGTCGGCGTTCAGGGCGCCGAGATCGAGGGCGAGGTCGAGTCGCGCGCCTTCGAGGTCGCGCTCCGCGAATCCGAGGGCAACGAGAGCCGAGCCGCCGTCGTCGCTGAGCGACTGAACCGGACCGAAGAACGCCTCACGGAGTTGGCGCAACGCCAGCGAGAGCTCCGGGACCGACGCGCGGCCGGAGAGCTGAGTCAAGGGGCCTACGCCGCGCGGATGGCGTCGACGACCGCCCGGATCGAGTCGCTCGCCCGCGGGCTGAACCGGAGCGCGAACGCGTCCGCGGCGCTCCCGGCCGCCGTCCGCGACGACCGCGGGGTCGACGAGGAGCGGCTGTCGGCGCTCCGCGAGCGCGCGGGGGACCTGAGCGGTCCCGAGACCGCCGCGATCGCCCGCGGCGTGGCCGGAAACGGCGTCGGCGGGCCGATAGCGCCGAACCGCCGCGGTCCGCCCGGTAACGCGACCGAGCGCGGCCCGCCGAGCGACGCCGGCCCGGCCGGGAACGAGAGCGAAGGCGGTCCGCCGAACGGCGCGCCGGACGGATCGGGTGGCGACGCGCCGGGCGGCCGAAGCGACGATGAGACGGGCGACTCCGGGGGAGAGGCGTCCGACACGCCCGGCAGCGACGGAAACGCGAGCGACGGTGCCTCCGGAAACGGCGGGGATACCGATTCCGGAACCGAGCCGAACGAATCCGACGGCGGCGGTGACGCGGGCGACGACCGGTCCGACGGCAGCTCCGGTTCCGACGGGTCGACCGCCCCGGACGAGTCCCCCGGAGGCGGCTCAGACGGCGGTACCGCGGGAGCCGGAGCGATGTCCGAACCGGCGGACGTCACGGAGGCGGCCTTTCGGTTCGTCACGAGCCGGTATGCGTAGCTCGACCGGTGTGGAGGGGTCGGCGCGCGGCGTCCGGCGAGCCGGTCCCGCAGCGGGAACCGGTCGGGGATGGGAAGGAATTTACGCGCCTCCTCCGTGAGGCAGTTCGTGCAGCGAGCGTCGGTCTTCCTCGTCGTCGCCGCCCTCCTCGGAGCCGTCGGTCTCGCGCTCGGCGCCGGCGGCGCGGGCGCGGTCCCCTTCGAGGGTGGCCTCGCGCAGATGGACGTCGAGCCGGACGACGTGTCGATGGAGGTCGCCGTCGATCCGGACGGCGACGCGCGGTGGGCCGTCGAGTACCGGACCCGGCTCGGGACCGACGAGGAGGAGCAGGCGTTCGAAGAGCTCCGCGCGGACGTCGAGAACGACACCGAGGCGTACACGAGCCGCTTCCGCGAGCGGATGGTCTCGACCGCGGCGACCGCCGAGGAGACGACCGGCCGCGAGATGACCGTGTCGAACGCGACCGTGACGGCCGAGCGCCGCGAGCTCCCGCAGGCGTACGGCGTGTTGACCTACCGGTTCGAGTGGACGAACTTCGCCGCCGTCGACGGGGACCGACTGCGCGTCGGTGACGCCGTCGACGGACTGTTCCTCGACGGCTCATCGTCGCTCATCGTCTCGTGGCCCGACGGGTACCGCCTCGCGGAGACGACGCCGGAACCGACCGAGGTTCGCGACCGGTCCGTGGTCTGGAACGGGCCGGTCGACTTCTCGGCCGGTCAGCCGCGGATCGCGGTCGCCCCGGCGGGACCCCTCAGTGGAATCCCCGCGGGCGGTATCGCCGCCGTCTTCGGCGTCGTCGCCGGCGCCGGCGCCGCGGTCGCCTATCGTCGTCGACGCGCCGCCGTCAGCGATGAGAGCGGGGGGGTCGCCGCAGCCGGAACGGCCGACGCCGCGGGTCGGCCTGAGGAGCGCGACGCGTCGGCGGCCGGCGGTAGCGCGGCCGCGGACGACCCGGACGGGGCGACGACGGCGGGTGCTCCGGCTCCGGAGTCGGAAGGCGAGAGCGAGGACGGCGACGCGACGGACCCGGATTCGGGCGGTCCGCCGCCCGTCGACAGCGACCTGTTGAGCAGCGAGGAGCAGGTGCTTCGGCTGATCGAGTCGCGGGGCGGCCGGATGAAACAGAAACGGGTGGCCGAGGAGTTGGAGTGGACCGCCGCAAAGACGAGTCAGGTGGTGACCGGGCTGCGCGACGAGGGCGACCTCGACGGCTTCCGGCTGGGTCGCGAGAACGTCCTCTCGCTGCCCGGCTATGACCCGGGGGAGGAGTCCGGCGCGGACGACGGAGACGAGAGCGACGGGGACGGTCGGGACGGGAACGACAGCGACGGTGGAAGGGACGGAGCCGACGCTACCGAAACCGGTTGATCGGACCGAGAGCGGTCCGAGACCGGGCGGAGCCGAGACCGGTCACAGGTCCCGCGACCGACCGAGGTGGAGCAGTTCTCCGCCGCACTCGCACTGACCGGGCGAATCCGTTCGCCGCCCGCATTCGAAACACTCGTACACTTCTTTTTCGGTGTGTTCTGACTGTGGTCGCATACTCGTTCGTACGCACTCTTGACACATAGTCACACACCTATTATTCCTATGAGTGTATGGTCGTTTTCGCTTCGACCGGTGGACGAGTGATCAGATTCGGCCGGTAGTGCGTCCGATCGAGACGAGTTGCGGGAGTCGATCTCGGGAATGGCTGTATCGTGTCAGAATGCCGCAGTCGACCGCGTCGGGGTCACGGTCTCGGAAAAGTAAGCCGGAGGAGGGGATTGTGAACCGCGGTCGTTCCGCTTCGCTTCACTCCCTGATTCGAATCTATCCCGCGGCTCTTCGACTCCACGTTGTCCCGTCAGAAGAGCCGGAGGAGGGATTTGAACCCTCGACCTATTCCTTACGAAGGAATCGCTCTGCCAGCTGAGCTACCCCGGCACATTCAGTTATTCCCGGAGGGAGAAATAAGGGTTCCGAAACGGGGACGGGGCGGCGACTCACCCCGCCGATCCCGGAACGAGAGGCCGGAAAAATCCGCAAAAATTAAGACTACGTTCGTCACGGAAATCTAGATATTCTATCCTGATACACAAGAGAAGTGCGGACACAATAGCAGAATATAAGGAAAAAGACTAAATACGCGTTTGGACTTTAGTCTATGCGTGATGACACCGCCCGCGTGCCGAGACGGCGGGGATCAAATCCCTCGGCGGTGTGTGCCCGGTCGGAGCCCGTACCGGGCGGCGAAGGTCTCGCCTGTCGTCACCCCCACGGCGACTCGGCGCGGCCGTCATCTCCATCAGCGTTCCGTCGCGGCCACCATGTGAAACACGTCTCCGACGTGCCAAGCGCAAAATCGCCTCTGGTCCGACCGTCCCCGCCGCGACCGCTTGTCATGTGACGGGCCTCCAGCCGCTCCGCCCCGGCTCTCTCGGGGCGGCGCTGCGTTTTCGCTGTCTCGATTCCCCCGCGAGCGGCGGCGCCGACGGGCGACCGACCCCGGTCAGCCGAACAGCCGTTGCGCTCGGCGCACCGCCGCCGAGAGCCCGCCGTAGCCGGCGCCGACGGCTCCCGCGAGCCGCAGCTCCGCCGGGGCGACCCCTAGGCGGTGCGAGAGCGGGCCGGGGCGCGCGTCCGAGCCCGCGGCCGCGACCGTGCGACCGCGGACCCTGACCTCGACGGTGAGACCCGCGCGCACTAGCTCCGCGACCGCACGGTTCGAGACGGAGTCGTCCGGGAGCCGGCGGGCGACCCGGAGGGCGTCGCGGACGCGTTCGACCTCGACGAAGATCCGCCGGTCCGTCGCGTGGACCGTCGCGTCGACGCCGTCGACCGACAGCGTCAGGTCCTCGGTCTCGACCGAGAGCCGCCGTCCCGAGTCACTCTCGTTCACTCGTCGTGACCCGGACCCCGCCGTCGATGCGCCACTCGGCGTGTTCGGCGTCGTCGCCCGTCCCGCTCGGTACCTCGACGGTCATGTCCTCGAACCGGTAGTGTATCTCCGCGTTCCGGCCGGTCAACCGGTCGTACAGCCCCATCGCCAACTCCGGCCAGGTGGTCGTCTCGTCGATGCGCTCTTCGGGGTCTTCGGCGTCGCTCATACGAACCTGCGTTAGAGATCGACTCACATAAGTGAACGGGATAACACGTTGTCGCGGTCGAGTTCGCACCGCCCAGTCCGACGACATCGACGCGGGTCGACGAGACGTCGACGCGTGTCACTCGCCGTCGCGCGTCAGGCGAACGTCGAGACAGACGTTGTACTCGTGGGGGGCGTACGACCGGACGACGCGCTCGGTCTCGACGTCGACCGCGTAGGCGTCGCCCGCCGCCGCCTCGATCGCGCGGCGACCCGGACCGAACGGGTCGTCCTCGTGTTGGATGTCGTAGTAGTGGACCGCGCAGTCGTCGCCGGCGAGCGCGACCGCGGTGTCCAAAAAGTCGTCCGCGGAGTGCGGGAGGTTCATCACGAGCCGGTCGGCGGTGTCGGCGTGCGA
This window harbors:
- a CDS encoding redox-regulated ATPase YchF codes for the protein MITVALAGKPNAGKSTFYTAATEAEVDVANYPFTTIDANRGVTHVRTRCPCLDREERCGNENCREGKRYVPIELLDVAGLVPGAHEGKGLGNQFLDELTNADAVLNVVDASGATNAEGEPVAAGTRDPLDDVDFVEEEMDLWLAGIVDRNWESVERKSRSPDFDLEETLADMLTGFGATEHDVAAVLRGLEYPEDPKAWTDGDREALARAVRRRTKPIVVVANKVDAAPDGAVDRIREGTDKPVVAATADGELALRRAADAGVVDHDPGDESFEIVGDVSDDQRAGLDALRESTDEHGGTGVQAALNAAVYDLLDRITAYPVQDASKWTDGTGNVLPDAFLLPAGSTPPDLAYSVHSDIGDGYLHAVDARASRRIGEDRELTEGDVVKIVSTAGP
- a CDS encoding amidohydrolase family protein produces the protein MLGLEHDFRIVDTRATLDPDESSVATHGRDISPERLEREMLQAGIVRAVASPGQRAAGRSYLRANNAVARLSIDRPFVAFARLNGPRDPGTGPASVVRNLRAERDDHHARPDDVEQYSYDDRFHGFTLAPHVDGLPNEDVLSRLEDADLPLFVHAGREFPPEAVETELLGYDLPLVLGSFGGYPLDAELMNRTLDLLDEHDRVYVDTSAVRYREVLERGVLEHPDRVLFGSGAPDVHPNVGVMEVLTLDVSEDLMARVLAKNPARLVPALAEGADV
- a CDS encoding DUF371 domain-containing protein, whose product is MSDETDDPLVEVVRAVGHENVTAEHASTVELTTDDWLTPAGDCIVGVEADRTPRDFAPEFREACRDASATIGATFVVDAGDETLRETVTGRGDPDLALLDDRSMVGRTSDYTDDERTIFVEGDGAAADLDRDLVAALADGADLTLRLEVVPDE
- a CDS encoding CoA pyrophosphatase, whose amino-acid sequence is MDLSGLRRHRPRSLAGRREAAVLAPVIARGGDAHLLFTKRAAHLGEHPGQMSFPGGGREPIDRTLTDTALREADEEVGMRSDEVDVVGRIDDTRTSSKYAVRPFVGVAPDREYVPDESEVAEVAILPVDALTDPANYESERRVGHPEYGDHRVHYFHVDGYTVWGVTGQMVVQLLERTTDWRAPSEPDRVVGADAELPI
- the proS gene encoding proline--tRNA ligase, whose product is MSDDDQELGITESKTHNTGEWYAEVVQKAGLADYGPDGMSGFIVTRPRAYAVWERLQGFLDAKFKETGVQNAYFPLFIPESYLEREKDIVEGFDPEVAWVDEAGNEELEERLAVRPTSESIITPYISQWVRSHRDLPLRVNQWCSVVRWEATETKPFFRTKEFLWQEGHTAHATREDAWEETLTRLDQYESVYEDLLALPVLKGQKPDHDKFPGADTTTTVEALMPDGKSVQGATSHHLGRSFAEAFDITYSDEDEEERTAHTTSWGLSWRALGALIMTHSDEQGLVLPHTVAPTQVVVVPIWQADTKTDVLDYAEGVADDLDDAGIRVELDDRDERNPGFKFNEHELNGVPLRIEIGPNEVEDGELTLVHRPDGESVEVDRDGVADTVRDGFDEIYAKLYATAEETLDDGVREADDRADILGTLGQHGGYVKAPWCGDEACEEPIKEPLAAEIAMVPFEDDDPLVDGDHGETCAICDDDAERTAYFAKTY
- a CDS encoding rubrerythrin-like domain-containing protein produces the protein MCQECVRTSMRPQSEHTEKEVYECFECGRRTDSPGQCECGGELLHLGRSRDL
- a CDS encoding peptide ABC transporter ATP-binding protein; translation: MNESDSGRRLSVETEDLTLSVDGVDATVHATDRRIFVEVERVRDALRVARRLPDDSVSNRAVAELVRAGLTVEVRVRGRTVAAAGSDARPGPLSHRLGVAPAELRLAGAVGAGYGGLSAAVRRAQRLFG